One window of Gemmatimonadota bacterium genomic DNA carries:
- the dacB gene encoding D-alanyl-D-alanine carboxypeptidase/D-alanyl-D-alanine-endopeptidase, with amino-acid sequence MRRGWLEGTAAACLAASAMFSALAADAPVRTAGGAPGDTAQARVAEAALSHFRADLLEIVARGGWSSDKWGVLVVSLDRGDTLFALNENQPFVPASNLKLFTSAAALRGLGPDFRFGTYLLADGPIEDGKLEGDLVLYGTGDPSFSELFHRRPNAVWRAFADSLARLGVTEVTGRLVADASYFGRTGVSLGWQDSYSTDAYAALPGALAFNDNAVSLRILPGEAPGWRPRIDFFPGGGRGISVVNTARTVAGGRTRLAVRKMAYDGPIVVSGQINARSRDVWRQVAVSSPARYAGATLRDALESQGIRVLGGLEVVRRPEDSRLSGRAVHAPAFSGDRTRLLATHSSPPLIDILHVVNRRSNNLYAEQVLRTLGRVETGAATLEAGTRAALGQLEAIGVNLDGLLMRDGSGLSADNRAEPATIVSLLARMADTPDGAAFAGTLPEAGNARGLRRMARTAAEGRLRAKTGTIERVSALSGYVRAANGERLGFSIVANGVPSTWRAKRVEDALGARLARFERPRRAGLAVAASAPMLPPPTSATAGAGAPVGRAAPGGGEASYTIRRGDTLEAIARRHGVTVADLRRANPGVRDRRLMPGQVLTLP; translated from the coding sequence ATGAGGAGGGGTTGGCTCGAGGGAACGGCGGCCGCCTGCCTGGCGGCGAGCGCGATGTTCAGCGCCCTGGCGGCGGATGCGCCGGTGCGCACCGCCGGCGGCGCGCCCGGCGACACCGCCCAGGCGCGGGTGGCCGAGGCGGCGTTGTCGCACTTTCGTGCGGACCTGCTCGAAATCGTTGCGCGTGGGGGCTGGAGCTCGGACAAGTGGGGCGTGCTGGTCGTCAGCCTGGACCGCGGCGACACGCTCTTCGCGCTGAACGAGAACCAGCCCTTCGTCCCCGCCTCCAACCTCAAGCTGTTCACCAGCGCGGCGGCCCTGCGCGGCCTGGGACCGGATTTCCGCTTCGGCACGTACCTGCTGGCCGACGGACCCATCGAGGACGGCAAGCTCGAGGGAGACCTCGTCCTCTACGGCACGGGCGATCCCTCCTTCTCCGAGCTCTTCCATCGCCGTCCCAACGCCGTGTGGCGCGCGTTCGCCGACTCTCTGGCCCGCCTCGGCGTCACCGAGGTCACGGGCCGGCTGGTTGCCGACGCGAGCTACTTCGGCCGCACCGGCGTGTCTCTGGGCTGGCAGGACAGCTACAGCACGGACGCATACGCCGCGCTGCCCGGCGCGCTCGCCTTCAACGACAACGCGGTCTCGCTGCGGATCCTGCCCGGGGAGGCCCCCGGCTGGCGGCCGCGCATCGACTTCTTCCCCGGCGGCGGGCGCGGCATCTCGGTCGTGAACACCGCGCGCACCGTGGCCGGCGGACGCACCCGGCTCGCGGTCCGCAAGATGGCCTACGACGGGCCCATCGTGGTGTCGGGTCAGATCAACGCGCGCAGCCGCGACGTGTGGCGCCAGGTGGCGGTGTCCAGCCCCGCGCGCTACGCCGGCGCGACGCTGCGCGACGCGCTGGAGAGCCAGGGCATCCGCGTACTCGGCGGCCTGGAGGTCGTCCGGCGGCCGGAGGACTCCCGGTTGAGCGGCCGCGCGGTGCACGCGCCCGCCTTCAGCGGCGATCGCACCCGGCTCCTGGCGACGCACAGCTCGCCGCCGCTTATCGACATCCTGCACGTGGTCAACCGGCGCAGCAACAACCTCTACGCCGAGCAGGTTCTGCGTACGCTGGGACGCGTGGAGACGGGAGCCGCCACGCTCGAGGCGGGCACCAGGGCGGCGCTCGGGCAGCTGGAAGCAATAGGCGTGAATCTGGACGGGCTGCTCATGCGCGACGGGTCCGGCCTGTCCGCCGACAACCGCGCGGAGCCGGCGACCATCGTGTCGCTGCTGGCGCGCATGGCCGACACTCCCGATGGCGCGGCGTTCGCCGGCACGCTGCCCGAGGCGGGCAATGCGCGCGGGCTGCGGCGCATGGCGCGCACCGCGGCCGAGGGCCGGCTGCGAGCCAAGACCGGCACCATCGAGCGGGTGTCGGCGCTGTCGGGTTACGTGCGCGCCGCGAACGGCGAGCGGCTCGGCTTCAGCATCGTGGCCAATGGCGTCCCGTCCACCTGGCGCGCCAAGCGAGTCGAGGACGCGCTGGGGGCGCGGCTGGCGCGCTTCGAGAGACCCCGCAGGGCCGGGCTCGCGGTGGCGGCCAGCGCCCCGATGCTGCCCCCGCCGACGTCCGCGACGGCTGGCGCCGGCGCGCCGGTCGGGCGCGCCGCGCCGGGCGGAGGAGAGGCCTCCTACACCATCCGGCGGGGCGACACGCTGGAGGCGATCGCCCGGCGGCACGGCGTCACGGTGGCGGATCTGCGGCGGGCGAACCCGGGCGTGCGCGACCGGCGCCTCATGCCCGGCCAGGTGCTGACGCTGCCGTGA